CCCGCGGGTCGCGGCGATCTCGTTCACGGGCGGCACCGCGACCGGCGCCGACATCGCCCGGCGCGCGGCTCCGGCGTTCAAGAAGCTCTCGCTGGAGCTCGGGGGCAAGAACCCGACGCTGATCTTCGCCGACGCCGACCTCGACGAGGCGGTGGCGACGAGCGCGCGCGCCGCGTTCTCGAACCAGGGGCAGATCTGTCTCTGCGGCTCGCGCATCCTGGTCGAGGAGAGCGCCTACCCGGCATTCCTCGAGCGGTTCGTCGCCTCCGCGCGCGCCCTTCGGGTCGGCGATCCGCTCGAGCCGGGGACCGACCAGGGAGCGATCGTCTCGCGCTCGCATCTCGAGAAGGTCCTCTCCTACGTCGATCTCGCGCGGAGCGAGGGGGGCACGATCGCCTGCGGCGGGGAGCCGGCCGATCCGCCGAACGAGCGCTGCCGCGGTGGTTTCTTCCTCCGGCCCACGGTGGTCACCGGTCTCCCGCCGTCGTGCCGCACGAACCGCGAGGAGGTCTTCGGCCCGTTCGTGACCGTCGCCCCGTTCCGGGACGAGGACGACGCGGTCGCGCAGGCCAACGCGGTGGACTACGGTCTGGCGGCGACCGTTTTCACGGGGCGGCTCGATCGCGCGCATCGCGTCGCCGCCCGGATCCAGGCCGGGACGGTCTGGGTCAACTGCTGGATGCTCCGGGACCTCAGGGTCCCGTTCGGCGGGATGAAGGCGAGCGGCGTGGGACGGGAGGGGGGTGTCGACGCGCTCCGCTTCTTCACCGAGCCGAAGAACGTCTGCATCCGGATCTCAGGGGAGCATCGACCGTGACGCGCGATCCGAGCGAGATCGTGAGCGATGGCGCGCCCGAGCCGGTGGGAGCCTATCCCCACGCGAGGCGCGCCGGGGACTTCCTGTTCCTCTCCGGCATCGGGCCGCGCAAGCGAGGATCGTCGGAGATCCCCGGCGTGAGGCTCGACGCCGCGGGAAACGTCGCCACCCACGACATCGAAGTCCAGACGCTCGCAGTGTTCGAGAACGTACGGCAGGTCCTCGAGGCCGCCGGAGCGGCGTGGGACGACATCGTGGACGTCCAGGTGTTCCTGACCGACATGAAGCGCGATTTCACGGCGTTCAACCGGATCTACGCGGACCACTTCAAGGAGAACCGGCCGACGCGGACGACCGTCGAGGTCGGAGCGCTGCCGACGCCGATCGCGGTGGAGCTGAAGGTCATCGCGTACGTCGGGGGCGGGTCCGGAGCGCGCGGGCAGCGCTGAGGCCGGCGCGCGGGACGATCTTCTCCTCTGAGATCGCCCGCAGGACGGCCCGCACCGGGCTCGCGTCGAATCCGACGAGCGGGAGCGGGAGCGCGATCAGCTCGTAGATTCCGTCCGGCACCTCGTCGAGGACGAGACCCTCGAGAACCGCCATGTCGCAGGCGAGGAGCCGCTGGTGCGTCGGCAGCTCCTTCGAATCGGACAGGTCGACGCTGGGGGTGTCGATCCCGACGAGCCTCACGCCGGTCGCGTGGAGGCGGTCCACGAGCGAGGGGTCGAGCGCCGCGAATTCCGGGTTGAACCGATCGGGATCGGGGTAGGTTCCGGTGGCGAGCAGGATGCGCTCGGCCTTCGGAGGCCAGGCGATCCGGTCGGGGCCGACGCGGGTCCCTCGGGCGACGGGAACGCGGACCACCTGGCAGGGGCCCACGTAGAGCGCGAGGTCCCGGGCCTCGATCGAGTCCGCGTCGCGGCCGTAGTGACTCGGGGCGTCCGCGTGGGCACCGAGGTGCACGGTGGCGTTAAGCGTCGAGAGCGTGAGGTTGTCCCCGCGCTTCATGTCGAGGAGCACCTCGCGGGAGGGGGGCGTGTCGCCGGGCCAGACGGCGAGGGCGGGCGTGATGCGCGGGGAGATGTCCCAGATCGTGCGGGCCGCGGTCATCGTGGCTCCTCGCTGGCGCCCGGCCTCAGAGCTCGTGCCGGATCGCCCACAGGTCGTGGAAGAAGGGC
This portion of the Terriglobia bacterium genome encodes:
- a CDS encoding aldehyde dehydrogenase codes for the protein MPRIQNYIGGESCDPVSSSWLDDVDPAVGLPYARVPDSDERDVAEAVAAAERAFPGWAATPAAERSRHLLAIAALLERDLDPLAVAECVDTGKPLALSRSLDIPRAIANFRFFATAILHTATEAHETDGVALNVTLRTPRGVAACISPWNLPLYLLTWKIAPALATGNTVVAKPSELTPMTAYRLSALCREAGLPPGVLNIVHGLGSRAGVPLVEHPRVAAISFTGGTATGADIARRAAPAFKKLSLELGGKNPTLIFADADLDEAVATSARAAFSNQGQICLCGSRILVEESAYPAFLERFVASARALRVGDPLEPGTDQGAIVSRSHLEKVLSYVDLARSEGGTIACGGEPADPPNERCRGGFFLRPTVVTGLPPSCRTNREEVFGPFVTVAPFRDEDDAVAQANAVDYGLAATVFTGRLDRAHRVAARIQAGTVWVNCWMLRDLRVPFGGMKASGVGREGGVDALRFFTEPKNVCIRISGEHRP
- a CDS encoding cyclase family protein: MTAARTIWDISPRITPALAVWPGDTPPSREVLLDMKRGDNLTLSTLNATVHLGAHADAPSHYGRDADSIEARDLALYVGPCQVVRVPVARGTRVGPDRIAWPPKAERILLATGTYPDPDRFNPEFAALDPSLVDRLHATGVRLVGIDTPSVDLSDSKELPTHQRLLACDMAVLEGLVLDEVPDGIYELIALPLPLVGFDASPVRAVLRAISEEKIVPRAGLSAARALRTRPRRTR
- a CDS encoding RidA family protein; this encodes MTRDPSEIVSDGAPEPVGAYPHARRAGDFLFLSGIGPRKRGSSEIPGVRLDAAGNVATHDIEVQTLAVFENVRQVLEAAGAAWDDIVDVQVFLTDMKRDFTAFNRIYADHFKENRPTRTTVEVGALPTPIAVELKVIAYVGGGSGARGQR